In a single window of the Gossypium hirsutum isolate 1008001.06 chromosome D02, Gossypium_hirsutum_v2.1, whole genome shotgun sequence genome:
- the LOC107910357 gene encoding putative wall-associated receptor kinase-like 16: MGLIRSVVLIVQLVILLNATSAAKATAAVAYQANSSCQSRCGEVSIPYPFGTGGDCNVSKHFFITCNTSFTPSKAFLTTSSIEILDISLDGQLRILADGSYDCYNKSGATRNFRYWLRLSKFFINNTRNKFTAIGCDTYARVEGFSGQRYATGCLSLCNNISDVSNGSCSGIGCCQTSIPKGVKSYQITTESYENHADALPENPCSYAFVAENDNYTFSTSDLRGFDFKDKLFPVTLDWTIGQKSCKKAKMDTKSFACKKNSKCIDSEHNSGYICKCFEGYDGNPYLPNGCQDINECETMSPCDGTATCINLNGTYDCSCPPSYEGDGKKNGTGCSLPNKDQSKRSLLIDVALGIGIGFLGLLLGIVLLCWMLKQRQISELKRVNFQQNGGILLREQLSKRQGYREEVKVFTVEELEKATNNYHESRILGQGGQGTVYKGILADNRIVAIKKSIIGDPSQVEQFINEIMVLYQINHRNVVKLLGCCLETQVPLLVYEYITNGTLFHHLHDDDAALDLPWETRLRIATETAEALSYLHSAVSIPIIHRDIKLANILLDNNYNAKVSDFGASRLIPSDEAQITTIVQGTFGYLDPEYMHTSLLTEKSDVYSFGVVLMELLTGQKVVCFKRSEEKRVLAMYFVSLMKEDNLLDILDPRVLTDKNVEQLKEVATLASRCVRMKGEERPTMKEVAHELAGLQAMPKHPWSKSKLQGEESEYLLGDMCSTYTDDATSSSMGYDSINNKITFELEGAR, encoded by the exons atgggtTTGATCAGATCAGTAGTACTAATTGTGCAGCTGGTAATCTTGCTTAATGCAACATCGGCGGCAAAAGCAACGGCAGCGGTAGCTTATCAAGCAAACTCCAGCTGCCAAAGTCGCTGCGGCGAAGTTAGCATCCCATACCCATTCGGTACCGGCGGTGATTGCAACGTCAGTAAACATTTCTTCATCACTTGTAACACCAGTTTTACACCCAGCAAAGCATTCTTAACTACCAGTTCCATTGAGATCCTCGACATATCTCTCGATGGTCAGTTGCGCATCCTTGCTGATGGAAGCTATGATTGTTACAACAAATCAGGGGCTACACGGAATTTTAGGTACTGGCTTCGACTTAGTAAGTTTTTCATAAATAATACCAGGAACAAGTTCACTGCAATCGGGTGCGACACCTATGCTCGGGTGGAAGGTTTCTCCGGACAACGTTATGCAACTGGTTGTTTGTCGTTATGCAACAACATCAGCGACGTTTCAAACGGGTCTTGCTCTGGGATTGGCTGCTGTCAAACAAGTATCCCAAAAGGTGTGAAGAGCTATCAAATCACTACTGAAAGCTATGAGAACCATGCCGATGCATTGCCCGAAAACCCTTGCAGCTATGCATTTGTTGCAGAGAACGATAACTATACCTTCTCTACTTCAGATCTTCGTGGTTTTGATTTTAAAGACAAGCTATTTCCGGTTACTCTTGATTGGACAATCGGGCAGAAGAGTTGCAAGAAAGCTAAGATGGATACCAAGAGTTTCGCATGCAAAAAGAATAGTAAATGCATTGATTCGGAACATAACTCTGGATATATCTGCAAGTGCTTTGAGGGTTACGATGGGAACCCTTACCTTCCCAATGGATGTCAAg ACATTAATGAGTGTGAAACTATGAGTCCTTGCGATGGAACGGCAACATGTATCAACTTAAATGGGACATATGATTGTTCATGTCCGCCTAGCTATGAAGGCGATGGTAAGAAAAATGGAACAGGTTGCAGTTTACCCAACAAGGATCAATCCAAGAGATCTCTCCTTATTGATGTTGCTCTAG GGATTGGCATTGGGTTTCTTGGTCTCCTCTTAGGGATAGTATTGTTGTGTTGGATGCTCAAGCAAAGACAGATTTCTGAATTAAAAAGGGTTAACTTTCAGCAAAATGGTGGCATTTTGTTACGTGAACAACTTTCAAAACGACAAGGGTATCGTGAAGAAGTTAAAGTATTTACAGTTGAGGAACTCGAGAAGGCAACAAACAATTACCATGAAAGTAGAATTTTAGGACAAGGAGGGCAAGGGACAGTGTACAAGGGAATATTGGCGGATAATCGAATAGTTGCCATTAAAAAGTCAATAATTGGAGATCCTAGCCAAGTTGAACAATTCATTAATGAAATAATGGTGCTCTACCAAATCAACCACAGGAATGTTGTCAAACTACTAGGATGTTGTTTGGAGACACAGGTTCCACTGTTAGTCTATGAATATATCACTAATGgaaccctttttcaccatttgCATGATGATGATGCTGCCCTTGATCTTCCATGGGAAACTCGTTTGAGAATCGCCACTGAAACTGCTGAAGCTCTTTCTTATTTGCACTCTGCAGTTTCTATTCCAATCATTCATCGAGACATCAAGTTGGCTAACATATTGTTAGACAATAATTACAATGCAAAAGTTTCTGATTTTGGGGCTTCGAGATTGATTCCATCCGACGAGGCACAGATAACTACAATTGTGCAAGGAACCTTCGGTTACTTGGATCCTGAATACATGCATACAAGCCTTCTTACTGAAAAGAGCGATGTCTATAGCTTCGGAGTTGTGCTTATGGAGTTATTAACGGGACAAAAAGTGGTTTGTTTCAAAAGATCGGAAGAAAAGCGAGTTTTGGCTATGTACTTCGTTTCTTTGATGAAAGAAGACAACTTGCTCGACATTCTTGATCCTCGAGTGCTTACCGATAAAAATGTTGAGCAGCTTAAGGAAGTAGCAACTTTAGCTAGCAGATGTGTAAGAATGAAAGGAGAGGAAAGGCCAACAATGAAGGAAGTTGCCCATGAATTAGCAGGACTGCAGGCAATGCCTAAACATCCTTGGAGTAAAAGTAAATTACAGGGAGAAGAGTCCGAATACTTGCTTGGTGACATGTGCAGCACTTATACTGACGATGCAACGAGCAGCTCAATGGGTTACGATAGCATTAATAACAAAATAACATTTGAACTTGAAGGTGCACGTTGA